A section of the Cryobacterium soli genome encodes:
- a CDS encoding VOC family protein — protein sequence MEAREQIMLSQLEPSAVLPARDIKRARTFYTEKLGLQPAEEREGELRFRAPSGASVLVYETENAGTAKNTALLWTTDDLPAEVARLRDAGVVFEEYDLPGLKTENGIATTDQERAAWFKDSEGNILCVAEERVAEERVAEERVAEERVAEERVAEER from the coding sequence ATGGAAGCGAGGGAACAAATCATGTTGAGTCAACTGGAACCGTCCGCCGTGCTCCCGGCGCGGGACATCAAGCGTGCGCGGACGTTCTACACGGAGAAACTGGGCCTGCAGCCGGCCGAGGAACGTGAGGGCGAGTTGCGGTTCCGCGCACCGTCCGGCGCGTCGGTGCTGGTCTACGAGACCGAGAACGCCGGCACGGCCAAGAACACGGCCCTGCTCTGGACGACGGACGACCTGCCCGCCGAGGTAGCCCGCCTGCGGGACGCCGGCGTGGTGTTCGAGGAGTACGACCTGCCCGGCCTGAAGACCGAGAACGGGATCGCGACGACCGATCAGGAACGCGCCGCGTGGTTCAAAGACTCAGAGGGCAACATCCTCTGCGTTGCTGAAGAACGTGTTGCTGAAGAACGTGTTGCTGAAGAACGTGTTGCTGAAGAACGTGTTGCTGAGGAACGTGTTGCGGAGGAACGCTGA
- a CDS encoding MFS transporter, whose product MPSLTDGTAALTPARVRLALLALALGGFAIGATEFVAMGLLPNLAADLLPGLYAYSPDFANAQVGWIISAYALGVVVGAPTIAAAAARWPRKQLLLVLLACFTLATIASALLPTFGLVLVARFVAALPHGAYFGIASLVAAELMGPGNRARGVAIVLSGLTIANVIGVPSITWLGQLAGWRVAYIAVAALFAVTFVAVIVAVPFHAGDAGATMRNELRAFGRLQVWFALMIGAVGFGGLFAVYTYVAPLVIEITGLPAFAVPLVLIVVGLGMTVGNFAGGVFADRSVRRSMYAFFAVMLAALLLLALSAQHLAGLLIGVFLVGASAAALSPTIQTRLMDVAHDSQSIAAALNHSALNLGNSLGAFLGGVVIAGGLGYLAPIWVGFGLSVVGLALAVITFGIDRARRRRGRPVPYGTALITVVDAN is encoded by the coding sequence ATGCCCTCACTCACCGACGGGACGGCGGCACTGACGCCGGCCCGGGTCCGCCTCGCGCTGCTCGCCCTCGCCCTGGGCGGTTTCGCCATCGGTGCCACCGAATTCGTGGCCATGGGCCTGCTGCCCAACCTCGCCGCGGATCTGCTGCCTGGTCTCTACGCTTACTCCCCGGACTTCGCCAACGCGCAGGTCGGTTGGATCATCTCCGCCTACGCGCTCGGCGTGGTTGTGGGGGCGCCCACCATCGCGGCGGCGGCGGCCCGCTGGCCGCGCAAGCAACTGCTGCTGGTGTTGCTAGCCTGCTTCACCCTGGCCACCATCGCGTCGGCGTTGCTGCCGACCTTCGGCCTCGTGCTCGTGGCGCGGTTTGTCGCCGCGCTGCCCCACGGCGCCTACTTCGGCATCGCCTCGCTCGTCGCGGCGGAGCTGATGGGGCCGGGTAACCGGGCCCGCGGGGTCGCGATCGTGCTCTCCGGGCTCACCATAGCCAACGTCATCGGGGTGCCGTCGATCACCTGGCTCGGCCAGCTGGCCGGCTGGCGGGTGGCCTACATCGCGGTAGCCGCGCTGTTCGCCGTGACCTTCGTTGCCGTGATCGTGGCCGTGCCCTTCCATGCCGGAGACGCCGGCGCCACCATGCGCAACGAGTTGCGGGCGTTCGGTCGCCTCCAGGTCTGGTTCGCCCTGATGATCGGAGCCGTGGGCTTCGGAGGGCTGTTCGCCGTGTACACCTATGTGGCGCCGCTCGTGATCGAGATCACCGGGCTGCCCGCCTTCGCCGTGCCGCTCGTGCTCATCGTGGTGGGGCTCGGCATGACCGTGGGCAACTTCGCCGGCGGGGTCTTCGCCGACCGCAGTGTGCGGCGCAGCATGTACGCCTTCTTCGCCGTGATGCTCGCGGCCCTGCTGCTGCTGGCCCTCTCCGCCCAGCACCTCGCGGGCCTGCTGATCGGGGTGTTCCTGGTGGGCGCGTCGGCGGCGGCGCTGTCGCCGACCATCCAGACCCGGCTGATGGATGTGGCGCACGACAGCCAGTCGATCGCGGCGGCCCTGAACCACTCGGCCCTCAACCTCGGCAACAGCCTCGGCGCGTTCCTGGGCGGCGTCGTCATCGCCGGCGGCCTGGGCTACCTCGCCCCGATCTGGGTCGGCTTCGGGCTCAGCGTGGTGGGCCTGGCGCTCGCGGTGATCACCTTCGGGATCGACCGCGCCCGACGCCGGAGAGGGCGGCCCGTTCCATACGGCACCGCCCTCATCACCGTGGTGGACGCGAACTGA
- a CDS encoding hemolysin family protein, giving the protein MSDWAGLGWLVVLLIGNAFFVGAEFAVISARRSQIEPLAEAGKRSAKTALWAMEHATLMLATSQLGITVCSLLILNVSEPAIHHLLEIPLNLTGLPEEAIGTIAFVIALFIVSYLHVVFGEMVPKNLSFSVPDQAVLILAPPLVFFGRLVKPVIVALNSTANGVLRLFGVAPKHEATSTYTLDEVATIVTQSTREGVLTDDSGALTAAFEFTTRKARDIAVPLDQLVSLPESATPADVEKAVTRHGFSRYVLDGANGEPAGYIHLKDVLGLNVDPVESGRNGYTDPIPAKLIRQLVSIFEDTDLEDALATMRRSGAHLARTFTATGDATGVLFLEDIIEELVGEVQDATRRL; this is encoded by the coding sequence ATGAGCGACTGGGCCGGACTCGGCTGGCTGGTCGTGCTCCTGATCGGCAACGCCTTCTTCGTCGGCGCGGAGTTCGCCGTGATCTCGGCGCGGCGCTCGCAGATCGAGCCGCTCGCGGAAGCCGGCAAGCGCAGCGCCAAGACCGCGCTGTGGGCGATGGAACATGCCACTCTCATGCTGGCGACCTCGCAGTTGGGCATCACGGTGTGTTCCCTGTTGATCCTGAACGTGTCGGAGCCGGCCATCCACCACCTGCTCGAGATCCCGCTGAACCTCACCGGGCTGCCCGAAGAGGCCATCGGCACCATCGCGTTCGTGATCGCCCTGTTCATCGTGTCGTACCTGCACGTGGTGTTCGGCGAGATGGTGCCCAAGAACCTGTCGTTCTCGGTCCCCGACCAGGCCGTGCTGATCCTGGCCCCGCCGCTGGTCTTCTTCGGCCGCCTGGTCAAGCCCGTCATCGTGGCGCTGAACTCCACCGCCAACGGCGTGCTGCGGCTGTTCGGGGTGGCGCCCAAGCACGAGGCCACGAGCACCTACACGCTCGACGAGGTCGCCACCATCGTCACGCAGTCCACCCGCGAGGGCGTGCTCACCGACGACTCCGGCGCGCTGACCGCGGCGTTCGAGTTCACCACCCGCAAGGCCAGGGACATCGCGGTGCCGCTGGACCAACTGGTCAGCCTGCCGGAGTCCGCGACGCCCGCCGACGTCGAGAAGGCCGTCACCCGGCACGGTTTCTCCCGGTACGTGCTCGACGGCGCGAACGGCGAACCGGCCGGCTACATCCACCTCAAGGACGTGCTCGGGCTGAACGTCGATCCCGTCGAGAGCGGCCGCAACGGGTACACCGACCCGATCCCGGCCAAGCTCATCCGCCAGCTGGTCTCGATCTTCGAAGACACCGACCTCGAGGACGCCCTGGCGACCATGCGCCGCTCCGGCGCCCACCTGGCGCGTACCTTCACCGCCACGGGCGACGCCACCGGGGTCCTGTTCCTCGAGGACATCATCGAGGAACTGGTCGGCGAGGTGCAGGACGCCACCAGGCGGCTCTAG
- a CDS encoding Cof-type HAD-IIB family hydrolase — translation MTSSLPADIRLIASDMDGTLLDADGRVPDRFWPLLDRLQAAGIVFVPASGRQYQTLHAVFGSRAGLVYIAENGTNIVQDGVSIAREPVIGSIIAPVVDWVRRAAADGADVGIVVCGAGSAYVERADEGFLRHVRPYYAALEVVADVRAASAEDDVLKLAVFGLGQAETRIAPAVRALGLRADVVISGDNWVDIMRPGVNKGTALTRLQQSLGIHREQTMAFGDFLNDAEMLGAAGQSYAVANAHPSIRALARHQAPSNVDEGVITSILDALPELPELPEPVPVPTLA, via the coding sequence ATGACCTCTTCCCTGCCCGCCGACATCCGTTTGATCGCCTCGGACATGGACGGGACCCTGCTCGATGCCGACGGGCGCGTGCCCGACCGGTTCTGGCCCCTGCTCGATCGCCTGCAGGCGGCCGGCATCGTCTTCGTTCCGGCCAGCGGACGGCAGTACCAGACCCTGCACGCGGTGTTCGGCAGCCGGGCCGGGCTCGTGTACATCGCGGAGAACGGCACCAACATCGTGCAGGACGGCGTCAGCATCGCCCGGGAACCGGTCATCGGGTCGATCATCGCCCCCGTGGTGGACTGGGTGCGCCGCGCCGCCGCGGACGGGGCCGATGTGGGCATCGTCGTGTGCGGCGCCGGATCCGCCTATGTGGAGCGCGCCGATGAGGGCTTCCTCCGGCACGTGCGCCCCTACTACGCCGCCCTCGAGGTCGTGGCCGATGTGCGGGCGGCCTCGGCGGAGGACGACGTGCTCAAGCTCGCCGTCTTCGGGCTCGGCCAGGCGGAGACCCGGATCGCACCCGCCGTGCGGGCGCTCGGCCTGAGAGCCGACGTGGTCATCTCCGGCGACAACTGGGTGGACATCATGCGCCCTGGCGTCAACAAGGGCACGGCGCTCACCCGGCTGCAGCAGAGCCTCGGCATCCACCGGGAGCAGACCATGGCGTTCGGGGACTTCCTCAACGACGCCGAGATGCTCGGAGCGGCCGGGCAGTCCTACGCCGTCGCCAACGCCCACCCCAGCATCCGGGCCCTGGCCAGGCACCAGGCTCCGTCGAATGTCGACGAGGGCGTCATCACGAGCATCCTCGACGCCCTGCCTGAACTGCCTGAACTGCCTGAGCCGGTGCCTGTGCCGACCCTGGCCTAG
- a CDS encoding glycosyltransferase 87 family protein — translation MPESPIPAAASVAPSTVRPRFLRRPLVLWGGFALVHAVLIGLNLSGVGWPLGDVERVYLGWAEGTVSGAVRLGIDTDFVYPILALAPILASLAFGAPLYALTWLGLVTVLNGVAFGVLTGRRPGRAAAGAAWWWLGFLLLLGPVALARIDSVTAPLVILGLLWLRTRPFWGAVLLSVATWVKVWPVAAIVALVVASRRRWQVLAAFAGTSALIIVVALTMGSGLTILSFVTEQTNRGIQIEAPVADWWLWQSALGIPGTLVYYDQQILTYQVIGTGTELAIAVMTPLLVLCVAAVLALGWRAQRRGASVDRLFPPLLLALVLTLIVVNKVGSPQFMTWLAAPLILGLVSSPRSWWRPALVALVMAALTQVVYPYFYDGLLATTPAMVLILTVRNLLEVVLLGWMAVRLWRLGSQPVGPGAQSQVAPDAGLYRSILKE, via the coding sequence GTGCCTGAATCCCCGATCCCCGCCGCAGCATCGGTCGCACCATCGACCGTTCGCCCGCGGTTCCTGCGCCGGCCTCTCGTTCTCTGGGGCGGTTTCGCGCTCGTGCACGCCGTGCTCATCGGCCTCAACCTCAGCGGTGTCGGCTGGCCGCTCGGCGATGTCGAACGGGTGTACCTGGGCTGGGCAGAGGGCACCGTCTCCGGTGCCGTGCGGCTGGGCATCGACACCGACTTCGTCTACCCGATCCTGGCCCTGGCCCCGATCCTCGCGTCCCTGGCGTTCGGGGCGCCGTTGTACGCGCTCACCTGGCTCGGCCTGGTCACGGTGCTCAACGGCGTCGCGTTCGGCGTCCTCACCGGCCGCCGGCCCGGCCGGGCCGCTGCCGGGGCCGCCTGGTGGTGGCTGGGCTTCCTGCTGTTGCTCGGACCCGTCGCGCTGGCCCGGATCGACTCGGTGACGGCGCCGTTGGTGATCCTGGGTCTGCTGTGGCTGCGCACCCGTCCGTTCTGGGGCGCCGTGCTGCTCAGCGTGGCCACCTGGGTCAAGGTCTGGCCGGTCGCGGCGATCGTCGCCCTCGTGGTGGCATCCCGGCGCCGCTGGCAGGTGCTCGCCGCCTTCGCCGGCACCTCCGCACTGATCATCGTGGTGGCCTTGACGATGGGCAGCGGGCTCACCATCCTCAGCTTCGTCACGGAGCAGACCAACCGCGGCATCCAGATCGAGGCCCCGGTGGCCGACTGGTGGTTGTGGCAGTCGGCGCTGGGCATCCCGGGCACGCTGGTGTACTACGACCAGCAGATCCTCACCTACCAGGTGATCGGCACCGGCACCGAGCTGGCCATCGCGGTGATGACCCCGCTGCTCGTGCTCTGTGTGGCGGCCGTGCTTGCGCTCGGCTGGCGGGCCCAACGCCGCGGCGCCTCCGTCGACAGGCTCTTCCCGCCGCTCCTGCTGGCCCTGGTGCTCACGCTGATCGTCGTCAACAAGGTGGGGTCGCCCCAGTTCATGACCTGGCTGGCTGCCCCGCTGATCCTCGGGCTGGTGAGCTCGCCGCGGTCGTGGTGGCGGCCGGCCCTGGTCGCCCTGGTCATGGCGGCGCTCACCCAGGTGGTCTATCCGTATTTCTACGACGGCCTGCTCGCCACCACCCCGGCCATGGTGCTGATCCTCACGGTGCGCAACCTGCTCGAGGTGGTGCTGCTGGGCTGGATGGCGGTGCGGCTGTGGCGGCTGGGCAGCCAGCCCGTCGGCCCAGGAGCACAATCGCAGGTCGCGCCGGACGCCGGCCTGTACCGTTCGATCCTGAAGGAGTAA
- a CDS encoding NADH:flavin oxidoreductase/NADH oxidase, translating to MPDTSTAPSTAPAVSLFDPITLRGVEIRNRLWVAPMCQYSVHRLDGIPTDWHLVHLGSLAAGGAGLIVTEATAVSPDGRITDRDTGIWNDAQTEAWTRIVAYLHEQGATAGIQLAHAGRKASTFPAWGTAEHGSMPAEQGGWAALAPSDIAFGGYATPTALDAAGIAAVIADFAAAARRALTAGFDVLELHAAHGYLLHQFLSPLSNERTDEFGGSLENRARLLLRVIEAVRAEAGESVPLLVRFSATDYATDGWSVEETAIVSGWAAAAGADFFDISSGGNVTGVQIPLAPGYQVPLAQFVKDNAQVPVNAVGLITTARQADEIVASGAADAVMLGREFLRDPHFALRAAHELGVQLDYWPGQYLRAAWPA from the coding sequence GTGCCCGATACCTCCACAGCTCCCTCCACGGCCCCAGCCGTCTCGCTCTTCGACCCGATCACCCTGCGCGGTGTCGAGATCCGCAACCGGCTCTGGGTGGCTCCGATGTGCCAGTACTCCGTGCACCGTCTGGACGGCATCCCCACCGACTGGCATCTCGTGCACCTGGGCTCCCTCGCCGCGGGCGGTGCCGGCCTGATCGTGACCGAGGCGACCGCGGTCAGCCCCGATGGCCGCATCACCGACCGGGACACCGGCATCTGGAACGATGCCCAGACCGAGGCCTGGACCCGGATCGTCGCCTACCTGCACGAGCAGGGCGCCACGGCGGGCATCCAGCTCGCCCACGCCGGCCGCAAGGCCTCCACCTTCCCGGCCTGGGGCACCGCCGAACACGGCAGTATGCCCGCCGAGCAGGGCGGCTGGGCGGCCCTCGCCCCGTCCGACATCGCGTTCGGCGGCTACGCCACCCCGACGGCGCTCGACGCCGCCGGCATCGCGGCCGTCATCGCCGACTTCGCCGCGGCCGCCCGCCGGGCCCTGACCGCGGGCTTCGACGTGCTCGAGCTGCACGCGGCGCACGGCTACCTGCTGCACCAGTTCCTCTCCCCGCTCAGCAACGAGCGCACCGACGAGTTCGGCGGTTCGCTGGAGAACCGTGCCCGTCTGCTGCTGCGCGTGATCGAAGCGGTGCGCGCCGAGGCCGGCGAGAGCGTTCCCCTGCTCGTGCGGTTCTCCGCCACCGACTACGCCACCGACGGCTGGAGCGTCGAGGAGACCGCGATCGTGTCCGGCTGGGCCGCGGCGGCGGGTGCCGACTTCTTCGACATCTCGTCCGGCGGCAACGTCACCGGGGTGCAGATCCCGCTCGCGCCGGGCTACCAGGTGCCGCTGGCGCAGTTCGTCAAGGACAACGCCCAAGTGCCGGTCAACGCCGTCGGTCTGATCACGACGGCCAGGCAGGCCGACGAGATCGTGGCCTCAGGCGCCGCCGATGCCGTGATGCTCGGCCGCGAATTCCTGCGGGACCCGCACTTCGCCCTGCGCGCCGCTCATGAGCTCGGCGTGCAGCTTGACTACTGGCCCGGCCAGTACCTGCGGGCCGCCTGGCCGGCCTGA
- a CDS encoding YkoF family thiamine/hydroxymethylpyrimidine-binding protein → MLVAFSLAPSGAPTDSVHDAVAAAVRVVRESGLPNHTDSMFTTIEGDWDEVFAVVKAAADAVGAFGTRVSLVLKADIRPGYSGELTAKLDRLEAAMEQTDEPA, encoded by the coding sequence ATGCTTGTCGCATTCTCACTGGCCCCCTCCGGAGCCCCCACCGACTCGGTGCACGACGCCGTCGCCGCCGCCGTGCGCGTGGTGCGCGAATCGGGCCTGCCCAACCACACCGACTCCATGTTCACCACCATCGAGGGCGACTGGGACGAGGTGTTCGCGGTCGTCAAGGCGGCGGCGGATGCCGTGGGCGCGTTCGGCACCCGGGTTTCGCTGGTGCTCAAGGCCGACATCCGCCCCGGCTATTCGGGAGAGTTGACCGCCAAACTGGACCGCCTCGAGGCGGCCATGGAGCAGACGGACGAACCCGCGTAA
- a CDS encoding hemolysin family protein, with translation MEPPVYEWIMLGIGLILTLGTGLFVASEFALVNLDRSDLEARQSRGETRLAMTIAALKITSTHLSSAQLGITLTTLLTGYALEPAISTLLSGPLGAVGIPSIAVPVVGSAVAIVLATLISMIIGELVPKNFALALPIQTAKFVIPFQTVFTTVFRPAVTVLNGSANGLLRAVGIEPKEEISGARTAEELSSLVRRSASAGLLEEDTATLLHRTLLFSGHTASDVMTPRPRLASIPRTASAQAVIDLTRQTGYSRFPVIDEGVDDVVGLVHVKQAVAVPRFRRADVPVSALQSEALRVPETMKLDGLLAELRGRGFQMAVVVDEYGGTAGVVTLEDLVEELVGEVADEHDRTRAGIVRSPGSLTFPGMLRPDELDERAGLAVPDDGPYETVAGFVMSELGRLPVVGDIVRIPTGELRVERLDGRRIDRLRYTPDPVEPPTGATGAVRTIQKADVNTQSERDGVSGR, from the coding sequence ATGGAGCCGCCCGTGTATGAGTGGATCATGCTCGGGATCGGCCTGATCCTGACCCTCGGCACGGGCTTGTTCGTGGCCAGCGAATTCGCGTTGGTCAACCTCGACCGGTCTGACCTCGAGGCGCGGCAGAGCCGCGGGGAGACCCGGCTGGCGATGACCATCGCCGCGCTCAAGATCACCTCGACGCACCTCTCCAGCGCCCAGCTCGGCATCACCCTCACGACCCTGCTCACCGGCTACGCCCTCGAGCCGGCGATCAGTACCCTCCTGTCCGGTCCGCTGGGCGCGGTCGGGATTCCCTCGATCGCCGTCCCCGTGGTGGGCTCGGCGGTGGCGATCGTGCTGGCCACCCTGATCTCTATGATCATCGGCGAACTCGTGCCGAAGAACTTCGCCCTTGCGCTGCCGATCCAGACCGCCAAGTTCGTCATCCCGTTCCAGACCGTGTTCACCACGGTCTTCCGGCCCGCCGTGACCGTGCTCAACGGCAGCGCCAACGGGCTGCTCCGCGCCGTGGGCATCGAACCCAAGGAGGAGATCTCCGGCGCCCGCACCGCCGAGGAGCTCTCCTCGCTCGTGCGCCGCTCCGCCAGCGCGGGCCTGCTCGAGGAGGACACCGCGACGCTGCTGCACCGCACCCTGCTCTTCTCCGGCCACACCGCATCCGACGTCATGACGCCGCGCCCCCGGCTGGCCAGCATCCCGCGCACCGCCAGCGCCCAGGCCGTCATCGACCTCACCCGGCAGACCGGCTACTCCAGGTTCCCCGTCATCGACGAGGGCGTCGACGACGTGGTGGGCCTCGTGCACGTCAAGCAGGCTGTCGCCGTTCCCCGGTTCCGCCGGGCGGATGTGCCGGTGTCTGCCCTGCAGTCCGAGGCCCTCCGGGTGCCGGAGACGATGAAACTCGACGGGCTCCTCGCGGAACTCCGCGGCCGTGGCTTCCAGATGGCCGTCGTGGTCGACGAATACGGCGGAACCGCCGGGGTGGTGACCCTCGAGGACCTGGTCGAGGAACTCGTCGGCGAGGTCGCCGACGAGCACGACCGTACCCGCGCCGGCATCGTGCGCTCGCCCGGCTCGCTCACCTTCCCCGGCATGCTGCGGCCCGACGAACTCGACGAACGCGCCGGCCTCGCGGTGCCGGATGACGGCCCCTACGAGACCGTCGCCGGTTTCGTGATGAGCGAACTCGGCCGGCTGCCCGTGGTGGGCGACATCGTGCGCATCCCCACCGGCGAACTACGCGTTGAGCGGCTCGACGGCCGCCGCATCGACCGGCTGCGCTACACCCCCGACCCCGTCGAACCCCCGACCGGCGCGACAGGCGCGGTCCGCACCATCCAGAAAGCCGACGTGAACACACAGTCAGAACGTGATGGGGTGAGCGGCCGATGA
- a CDS encoding DNA-binding response regulator — MLLGALTEWIRGAADDINMVAAVTTWSELLTHPEFPVDVVLLDLDLKDNIPVSLKISTLKTAGVKTVLMSTYSEPALVREALAAGALGYLVKTEEASTIVEAIHAANEGDSYISAELDLALHSGTAGTSPRLSAQERRVMALYGAGEPVKAVAHQLGISEETAKSYLKRIREKYRLAGFDVGTKVALRKRAIHDGILLQSD, encoded by the coding sequence ATGCTCTTGGGGGCGCTGACCGAGTGGATCAGGGGAGCCGCGGACGACATCAACATGGTGGCCGCCGTGACCACCTGGTCGGAGCTCCTCACCCATCCGGAGTTCCCGGTCGATGTGGTCCTGCTCGACCTGGACCTCAAGGACAACATCCCGGTCTCGCTCAAGATCTCCACGCTCAAGACGGCCGGGGTGAAGACTGTGCTCATGAGCACCTACTCCGAGCCCGCCCTGGTGCGCGAAGCCCTGGCCGCCGGAGCGCTCGGCTACCTCGTGAAGACCGAGGAAGCCAGCACCATCGTCGAAGCCATCCACGCCGCGAACGAAGGCGACTCGTACATCTCCGCCGAACTCGACCTGGCCCTGCACAGCGGAACGGCCGGCACGTCGCCTCGCCTGAGCGCTCAGGAGCGCCGGGTCATGGCGCTGTACGGCGCCGGCGAACCGGTCAAGGCCGTGGCGCACCAGCTCGGCATCTCCGAGGAGACCGCGAAGTCCTACCTCAAGCGGATCCGCGAGAAGTACCGCCTGGCGGGTTTCGACGTGGGCACCAAGGTAGCGCTGCGGAAGCGCGCCATCCACGACGGCATCCTGCTGCAGTCCGACTAG
- a CDS encoding ADP-dependent NAD(P)H-hydrate dehydratase, giving the protein MAKPRRWLEWEAAQARDWIAVPQATDDKYSRGVLGVRTGSTAYPGAAVLGVEAASRTGVGMVRYLGPKRVSALVLQRRPEVVTADGRVQAWLLGSGMDAGARSDEETARLRKALKQGLPTVVDAGALDLVGGTAGPTVITPHFRELAGVLGRSGQTVTADQIAGDPGEWAVRAAGTLGCTVLLKGSVTHIASPSGIRLTVSGAPAWLATAGSGDVLAGILGALLATHSARIEADADALAALTATAAFVHAAAAHRASAGGPLVALDVAEAVPATLAALLA; this is encoded by the coding sequence ATGGCGAAACCACGACGATGGCTGGAATGGGAGGCCGCCCAGGCCCGCGACTGGATCGCGGTTCCGCAGGCGACCGACGACAAGTACAGCCGCGGCGTGCTGGGCGTGCGCACCGGCTCCACCGCGTACCCGGGGGCTGCGGTGCTCGGCGTCGAAGCAGCGAGCCGCACGGGCGTGGGCATGGTGCGCTACCTCGGCCCGAAGCGGGTCTCCGCCCTGGTGCTTCAACGCCGCCCGGAGGTCGTCACGGCCGACGGCCGGGTACAGGCCTGGCTGCTCGGGTCGGGTATGGACGCCGGTGCCCGCAGCGACGAGGAGACGGCGCGGCTGCGGAAGGCCCTGAAGCAGGGACTGCCGACGGTCGTCGATGCCGGCGCCCTCGATCTGGTGGGCGGCACGGCCGGGCCCACGGTGATCACCCCGCACTTCCGTGAGCTGGCCGGCGTCTTGGGCCGCTCCGGCCAGACCGTCACAGCCGACCAGATCGCCGGCGACCCCGGGGAGTGGGCCGTGCGGGCCGCCGGCACGCTCGGCTGCACGGTGCTGCTCAAAGGCAGTGTCACGCACATCGCCTCACCGTCCGGCATCCGCCTGACCGTCTCGGGCGCACCGGCCTGGCTGGCCACGGCCGGCTCCGGCGACGTGCTCGCCGGCATCCTCGGCGCGCTGCTGGCCACCCACTCCGCGCGCATCGAGGCGGATGCCGATGCCCTCGCCGCCCTCACCGCCACGGCCGCGTTCGTGCACGCGGCGGCGGCGCACCGGGCCAGCGCCGGGGGACCGCTCGTGGCGCTGGACGTGGCCGAGGCTGTTCCGGCGACCCTGGCCGCGCTGCTCGCCTGA
- a CDS encoding sensor histidine kinase, whose amino-acid sequence MVGLTASVTTLAYLAVPGGLDPRVTLVVVPLLLLVMGCQYLLGRSSALRWALGVVLLGNTTILIMGMSLPQGLGLNVLEEAVIASIAAGAISCVAPVLVVGPGRQIVLLTSFGLTVAAVALVTISAGGSVLPLALTVCGWAALSLGGWWIAQSVPRVLQRIAAIGRAHQAERHASELEAQRRQGARLLHDTVLATLTLLAHSGVGVSPAALRQQSGDDARLLRQLRLGGLPTPSRSGVYTLEPAKASMLGSTLESVKQRFGRMGLEVDWHGSGQVLLPSDVLDSFLLALGECLENVRRHSGVTRADVTISDDDTTVRAMVTDAGKGFDLSAVSTERLGFAESVVARLRDVGGSARLFSSPGAGTTVVLEVPK is encoded by the coding sequence ATGGTCGGATTGACCGCCTCGGTGACGACCTTGGCCTACCTGGCTGTACCCGGCGGGCTGGACCCGCGCGTGACTCTGGTGGTCGTTCCCCTCCTCCTGCTCGTCATGGGCTGCCAGTACCTGCTCGGCCGCAGCAGCGCCCTCCGCTGGGCGCTGGGCGTCGTGCTTCTAGGCAACACCACCATCCTCATCATGGGGATGTCCCTGCCCCAGGGGCTCGGACTCAACGTGCTCGAAGAGGCCGTGATCGCCTCTATCGCGGCCGGCGCGATCAGCTGCGTCGCCCCCGTGCTGGTCGTCGGGCCGGGGAGACAAATCGTCCTCTTGACGTCGTTCGGGCTCACCGTGGCTGCCGTGGCACTCGTCACCATCTCGGCGGGCGGGTCGGTGCTCCCCCTCGCCTTGACCGTGTGCGGCTGGGCGGCGCTGTCGTTGGGCGGCTGGTGGATCGCGCAGAGCGTACCCCGGGTGCTGCAACGCATCGCGGCCATCGGGCGGGCCCATCAGGCCGAACGACACGCCAGCGAACTCGAGGCCCAGCGCCGGCAGGGCGCCCGACTGCTGCACGACACCGTACTCGCCACTCTCACCCTCCTGGCCCATTCCGGAGTGGGCGTCAGCCCCGCGGCGTTGCGACAGCAGTCCGGCGACGACGCCCGGCTCCTGCGGCAGCTCCGCCTCGGCGGGCTGCCCACCCCGAGCAGGTCCGGCGTGTACACCCTTGAGCCGGCGAAGGCCTCGATGCTCGGCAGCACCCTCGAGTCGGTCAAACAACGCTTCGGCAGGATGGGCCTCGAAGTGGACTGGCACGGCAGCGGCCAGGTGTTGCTGCCCAGCGACGTGCTCGATTCGTTCCTGCTGGCCCTCGGTGAGTGCCTGGAGAACGTACGCCGGCATTCCGGCGTCACCCGCGCGGACGTCACCATCTCCGACGACGACACGACGGTGCGCGCCATGGTGACGGATGCCGGCAAGGGTTTCGACCTCAGCGCGGTCAGCACCGAACGGCTCGGATTCGCTGAGTCTGTGGTGGCGCGCCTTCGTGACGTCGGCGGATCGGCACGCCTGTTCTCCTCCCCCGGCGCCGGCACGACAGTTGTCCTCGAGGTGCCCAAATGA